TGGGGCAGGTGGCCGTGAGCCAGAAGTTCCACAGGGCACCGGTAAGCCATCTGCAGCATCCCGGGAGTGACCTCCGGAGCGGCGTGGTAATAGACACGCCGGTTCACGCAGGCGACCGACTTCACGTAGCTCGAAAGCACCATCACGTCGTGGCTCACCACCACGATGGTGACGGTTTCGTTCAATTCCTTCAGATGCTCGTAGAGCGCCGTTTGGCCTTCCGCGTCCACGCTGGCCGTCGGTTCGTCCAGGAACAACGCTTCGGGACGGCCTACCAGGGCACGGGCGATATAAACCCGCTGCCGCTGACCTCCCGACAGTTCCCCGATCCGCTGGTGTCTCAGATCCCACATTCCGAGCCATTCCAGCGCTTCACGGGCCGCGGCCAGGTCCTCCCGGGATGGGTGAGCCAGTCCGAATTTCCGGCGCTTCCGGCCCATGAGCACCACGTCCAGAACCGAAATGGGAAAATCCAGGTTGACGTGGATATTTTGAGGAACATACCCGGCGCGGTGGCGCGTTTTCCTGGGGGGGGAACCGAAGAGCCTGACCGAGCCGCGATCCGGTTCCAGCAGTCCCAGCATCAGCTTGATGAGCGTCGTCTTTCCGCCGCCGTTGGGGCCGATCACCGCCAGAAATTCGCCCGGCTCCACAGCGAAGTCCACGTCGACCAGAATCGGATAGCCGTTGATAGAAAAGGACAGATTCCGGAGTTCCGCCACAGGGGCCATCAGGAAAACCTCACTTCAGGGCGGCCTGCAGTTCGATGGCGAACCGCCGCAGGTTCTCCGCCCAGTCTGCGGCCAGGGGATCCGCTTCCACCAGTCGCGCTCCCACCGCTTTCGCCACCACTTCCGCGCTCCTTGCGGAAAACTGCGGCTGAACGAAGATCACCGGGAAACCGGCTTCGCGGGAACCCCGGATCAGGTCCTGCAGCTGGGATGCCTTGGGTTCCTTGCCTTCCACTTCCACCGAAATCTGTTCCAGGCCGTAGGCGTCTGCGAAATAACCCCACGCCGGGTGAAAAACCAGGAAGCGGTTGCCGTTTCGCTTTCTCAGCAGGGAACGGATTTCCCCGTCC
This is a stretch of genomic DNA from Desulfoglaeba alkanexedens ALDC. It encodes these proteins:
- a CDS encoding metal ABC transporter ATP-binding protein, translating into MAPVAELRNLSFSINGYPILVDVDFAVEPGEFLAVIGPNGGGKTTLIKLMLGLLEPDRGSVRLFGSPPRKTRHRAGYVPQNIHVNLDFPISVLDVVLMGRKRRKFGLAHPSREDLAAAREALEWLGMWDLRHQRIGELSGGQRQRVYIARALVGRPEALFLDEPTASVDAEGQTALYEHLKELNETVTIVVVSHDVMVLSSYVKSVACVNRRVYYHAAPEVTPGMLQMAYRCPVELLAHGHLPHRVLPHHDK